The Candidatus Denitrolinea symbiosum DNA window CTCAAAATTGGTAGGTTTTCGCGTTGCCGTCAAAATTCATCGCGAAGAACGCCAGGTTTAAGTAGGCTTCTTCGCGATCTTTGCGGGCTTCGCGGTTCAATGGGTTGGCGGCGAACAATGACTTTGCCAATATGACGCGCTATCCGCCCGGCCCCGTCAACTTCCTCAAGTCCTTCAACACCGCTTCCACTTCCTCCGCCGAGACGGCGCGCGCCTCGTCGCGGTGTTTCAGCGCGCCCGCCTTCGCCCGCTCGACCGCGACCTCGCGGACGGTCGCGTTGCGCTTCAAGGCTTCCTTCACCAGCGCCGCGCCCTGGGCGTAACCGATCAGCGGATTCAGCGCCGTGACGATGATGGCGTTCTTCTCCAGCCAGCCCTCGGCTTTTTCGCGGTTGGCTTTCACGCCGCGCACGGCCTTTTCGGTGAAAGCGCGCGTCGCCCCGATTGTGATCTGCATCTGCTCGAACAATTCGTACGCGATCACCGGCATCATCACGTTCAATTCCAACTGCCCGGCCTGGGCCGCCAGCGCCACCGTCGTCTCGCACCCGGCCACGTGGAACATCGCCATGTCCAGCATCTCGGCCATCACCGGGTTGACTTTGCCCGGCATGATGCTCGAACCGGGCTGTACCGCCGGGAGTTGGATCTCGTCCAGCCCGGTGGCGGGACCCGAGGCCAGCAGGCGGAAATCGTTGGCGATGCGGATCAACGTCAGCGCCAGGGTTTTGATGGCGGACGAGAACGCCGCCGCGTCGGACATGGACTGCATCGACTCGAACAGATTGTCGGACGTGTACAGCCTCAGCCCCGTCAATTCGGATAATTTCTTCGTCATGCGGACGTGATATTCGGGATGGGCGTTCAGCCCGGACCCGGTAGCGGTCCCGCCGATTCCGAGCCGTCTCAGCCCCTCGGCCGCGGACTCGATCCGCGCCGCGTCGCGCTCCACCGCTTTGGCGTACGCGCCGAATTCCTGCCCCAGGCGGACGGGGACGGCGTCCTGCAAATGCGTCCGTCCCGATTTAACGATGTCGTCGAACTCGACGGCTTTTTCGTTCAACGCCTCGGCCAGGTCTTTCAGGACGCCCAGCAATTCATCCAGCCGCCACAGGCATCCGAGACGGATGGCGGTCGGGATGGTGTCGTTTGTGGACTGCGACATGTTGACGTGGTCGTTCGGGTGGACGCGGTACTCCCCGAGTTGTCCGCCCATGATCTGCGTGGCGCGGTTGGCGACGACTTCGTTGACGTTCATGTTGTGGCTGGTCCCCGCGCCCGCCTGGAAGGGGTCCACGACGAATTGATCGTCCCACCGCCCGGCGATGACTTCGTCCGCGGCCTGGATGATGGACGCGGCCCGCTGGTCGTCGAGCAGGCCGAGGTCGCGGTTGACTTCGGCGGCCGCCCGTTTGATCGTCGCCATGGACCAGACGAAGGCGCGGCGCGGCCTGAGTCCGCTGATCGGGAAGTTGTCCACCGCGCGCTGGGTCTGCGCGCCATATAGCGCCTCGGCGGGGACCTGTACTTCGCCGAGCGAATCGCGTTCGATGCGAGTGTTTTTCATGGGGGCGAGTCTATCACAAGTAAGAGACGTCTCAGCGTTTTCCCGCAACCAGCACGCTCAGGAACACCAACCCGATGGCGAGTCCCTCGCGCAGGGAGGGGATTTGCTTCGAGCCGAGGTAACTCGCCAGCACGTAAGTGAACTGCACGATGAATCCCTGAAGCATGGCCGCGGCCCAGAAGCGTTGGTTGTAGAACGCGTACATGGCGCGGTAACTCCACCAGACCGGGAAGACGGAAAACGCGAAGTAAAGCAGCGTCAACGGGTTGAGTCCGAACTTGACCACGCTGGCCCAGTTGGGCGCGGTGGTCTGGCGGGCGTCAATATAGAAGTAAATGCCGAAGAAGACGATCTGGGCGCCAATGGCGGCGATAAGATTGAGCGAAGGAGTCATAGATAGTTTTCCTGAAAGCAAATTTCCGCGCGAACCCGAAAAATCCGCGTCCCGCTGGCTTCGGGAAGGCTGTTTGCTGGACATTATCGGAAATAATGTCGGCGTCTCTCTTTCTGCCGCGAACGACGCGAATTTCGCGAAAAATCGTGGAAAATTCGCGCGCATTCGTGAAATTCGCGGAAGGATTTTCATTTTTGAAGGAGTCTGTTGTAAAATATGGACATCACCGAAAGGAGTCAGCCATGGCCGACAAAGACCTGCGTACGTTACTCGAAGATTTGCGAGGCGAACTCCACAAGGCCGAAAGCCTGGACGACAAGGGCCGCGCGCTCCTGCACGAACTGGACGCCGATATCCGCGATCTGCTTCAACGCTCGGGCGAGGCGCCCGCGCCCTCCGGCGACGCGCTCCGCGCCGCCCTGCAATCCGCCATTGACCATTTCCAGATCACGCACCCGCAATTGACCATCCTCCTCTCCGAGCTGACGACCTCCCTCAGCAACGCGGGCATTTGATCAGACCTTCTCGAAAATAATGTCGGCGTCTCTTCCTGCCGCGAACGACGCGGATTTCGCGAAAAATCATGGAGAATTCGCGAGTATCCGTGAAGGTAGGACTACAGTAGACCGTGGAGTCTTCCGTTTTGCCTAAAATCAGCCACAGATTTACCCTTCGGGTACGATGTCACAGATTTCCACAGATTTTCAAAAGCAATCTGTGATAATCCGTGCTAATCTGTGGCAAAGAATCGCTCCACACTTAAGTGCAGTCCTACCTCCGTGAAATTCGCGGCCAGGAATTTTGTTTCTGAAAGAGTTTATCGTTTCCGCCGCGCGGGCTTCTTTGGTTTACTTTTCGGCTTGACGGGCTTCTTCGCGGGCGGCTTGGGCATAACCGCCCTGGCCTGCGCGATGACGTTTTCGACCGTCAGGCCGAATTTTTCGTAGATGACCTTGTACGGGGCCGACGCGCCGAACCGCTCGATGGAGACGACCCTGCCTCCCGCGCCGACGTATCGCTCCCAGCCTATGCCGACTCCCGCTTCGATGGCGACTCTCGCCGCGACCTTCTTCGGCAACACCGACTCCCGATAAGCCTCATCCTGTTTCTCGAACAATTCCCAGCAGGGGAACGACACCACGCGGACGCTGTGTCCTTTTTCGTGGAGGGCTTTCGCCGCGTCCATCACGAGGCTGACCTCCGATCCCGACGCCATCAGGATCACGTCGGGGATCTTCCTGCCGAGGTGCGCCAGCACGTACGCGCCCTTTTCGACCGTCGGCTGGCTGGAGGGCGGGAAGGTGGGGACGGATTGACGCGTCAACGCCAGGACTGTGGGGCCGCGTCGGTTTTCGAGCGCGACCTTCCACGCCTGCGCGGTCTCGTTCGCGTCCGCGGGGCGGATGACGGTCAGGTTGGGCATCGCCCGCAGCGCGGCAAGCTGATCCACGGGCTGGTGAGTCGGGCCGTCCTCGCCCAGGCCGATGGAGTCGTGCGTGAAGACGAAGATCGAGGGAGTGTGTGAAAGCGCGGCGATGCGGATGGCGGGACGGTTGTAATCCGAGAAGACGAGGAAGGTGCCGCCGTAGGGGATGAGTCCGCCGAAGAGCGCCATGCCATTCAGCGCGGCTGCCATGGCGTGTTCGCGCACGCCGAAGTGGAAGTTGCGTCCCTGCGGGGTCTCTTTTTGGAAGTCGGGCAGGCCGTCAATGCGGGTGTTGTTCGAGGGGGCCAGGTCGGCGGAGCCGCCCAACAGTTCAGGGATGATCGGCGCCAGCGCGTTGATGACCTTGCCCGAGGCGGCGCGCGTCGCCATGCCTTTCGCGTCCGCGGGGAAGATGGGCAGGAGTTTCGTCCAGCCTTTCGGCAGGACGCCCGCCAACCTGCGTTCCAGTTCCACGCCTTTGTCGGGATTGGCCTTTTTGTACGCGCTGAATTTTTTGTTCCATTCCGCTTCCAGTTCGTGGCCGCGTTCGACGGCCTCGCGGTAGAAATCCAGCACGTCGTCGGGGATGTAGAAGCGCGGCTCCTTGGGCCAGTTGAGATTCTCTTTGGCGGCGTTCAGTTCCTCGTTGCCCAGCGGCTCGCCGTGGGCTTTGGACGTCCCCTGTTTTTTCGGCGCGCCGAAACCGATGATGGTGCGGCACATAATGATGGACGGACGCGGGTCGGCTTTGGCGGCGCGGATGGCGGCGTCTATCGCCTCCACGTCGTTTCCGTCCGCCACGTGCTGGACGTGCCAGCCGTAGGCTTCGAAGCGTTTGCCGCGGTCTTCGGTGAAGGCGAGATTGGTGGAGCCGTCAATCGAGATGTGGTTGTCGTCGTAGAGATAGATGAGCCTGCCGAGTTGGAGATGTCCCGCCAGCGATGCGGCTTCGGAGGCGACGCCCTCCATCAAATCGCCGTCGGTGACGATGGCGTAGATGAAGTTGTCGAACAGTTCGGGGGAGTAGACCGCCGCGAGGTGCGTGGAGGCGATGGCCATGCCCACGCCGGTGGCGAATCCCTGCCCGAGCGGACCGGTGGTCATTTCCACGCCGGGAGTCAGTCCGTATTCGGGATGGCCGGGCGTGCGGCTGCCCCACTGACGGAAGTTCTTCAACTCGTCGAGCGGGAGGCTGTAGCCGGTGAGATGCAGGAGCGAGTAGAGCAGCATCGAACCGTGTCCGCCCGAAAGGAGGAAGCGGTCGCGTCCCGCCCATTTGGGGTTGTGCGGGTTGTGGCGCAGGTGACGCGTCCAGACGACGAAGGCCATGGCGGCCGCGCCCATCGGCAGTCCGGGATGTCCCGAATTGGCCTGTTGGACCGCGTCGGCGGAGAGGAAACGGATGGTGTTGATGGCTCGGGTTTCGAGGTTGTCAGTGGTCATGGTCGCCTCTTTTTTTTATCATTTTTATCGGTTCAAATAAATCAAGATTGGCTTTTTTGACGAAAAAAATTTAGTAAGGCATCGGCCGCGGGACAAAGTGAGCGTCTTTTGGCACACTTTGGCAAGAGACTTAATACTTCCCCTTCAACTCTCTTGTTGGCAGGGTTATGAACCCCTCCTCCTGCGCGCCGAGCCGCATGGTCTCGTCGGGACGTTTGGCGGCCATCCATGCGGTGTGGGCGGCGGCGAGCGCGTCGAGTTGGTCGGGAGGGTAGATCAGTTCCATCGGCATCATACCCAGGCGCAGGCGTCGGCGGGTGATCTCTTCGAAGAAGTCCATCGGGTCTTTGATGCGCAGGCCCGCGTCGTATAGAACGACCTGGCGTTGGAGGCGGCCTTCGAGCGTGGGCTTGGGAAGCGGGACCTGTCCGAGCAGGGCGCAGAAGCAGGCGTGGGGATGAGTCTCCAGCCAGACGCAGTTGGCCGCCTCGGTCGGATACGGCTTGAATCCCATCTTTTCGAGGCGTTTGTAGAGCGTGAATCCCATCTGGACCCAGCCCGCGCAGGCCTCGACGCGGGACGGCGTCGGCGAGACGGAGATGCCGCGCTCGCGCAGGTCGCGCTCCGCCAGCCGAAGGTCCGCGCCGCGAAGCGGGTGGGCGGTCAGCGTCTCTTTTTCAAGGCGTTTCCGCTCCAGTCCCGCGTTGACGCGCGCGGGGGCGTTCACCGCAACCCATGCCGAGGGGAAGTTGCCGATGAAGGTCAGCGCGTCCTCCAGTTCGCCCTCGGCGAGCGCGATCAGGTTACGTTCGTCGTCCAGCGCGGCGAAGGTGAAGGGGCTGCGCCCGGCGGTGGGGTCTATGCCGATGAAGGCGGCGGAGGAGAAGAGCATGGTAAGATGGTTCCTGGGAAAGGCGTCGCAGAGACGGAGGCCATCCCTGCACCGGCGGAACGACCGCCGTGAATAAATGGACTCGACAAAAGTGTAGCCCAAAAAGGATTTTTATGCAATTGAAACGAAGGGTTTGGTTCGCGGGAATTTTGGCTCTCGGCCTGGCTTGGATCTTCGTCGGAGCGGATTGGAGCGGGACTTCGACAAACGGGCAGATCCCCGCGCCGCAGGCGGGATTCCTGGCCCCCGACTTCACGCTCGAAACGCTCGACGGCGGGACAGTCACTTTGTCCGACCTGCGCGGGCAGGCGGTCATCGTCAACCTGTGGGCCTCGTGGTGCGGACCGTGCCGCCTGGAGATGCCCGCCTTCAAGAAGGTCTCGCAGGAATACGCGGGACGCGGCCTCGTCATTCTGGCCGTCAACTCGACTTCGCAGGATACGCGCGCCGCGGCCGCTTCGTTCGCGGACGAGTACCAGCTGCCCTTCACGATCGCGCTCGACCTCGACGGGCGCGTGGCGCGCCTCTACAGGATCAGCGCCCTCCCGACGACGTTCTTCGTCAACCGCAGCGGCGTGATCCGCAAGGTCGTCCTCGGCGGGCCGCTGGCGGAGACCACGCTTCGGGCGGAGATCGAATCCCTGCTGGCGGAGGCGACGCCCTGATGTT harbors:
- a CDS encoding aspartate ammonia-lyase, which translates into the protein MKNTRIERDSLGEVQVPAEALYGAQTQRAVDNFPISGLRPRRAFVWSMATIKRAAAEVNRDLGLLDDQRAASIIQAADEVIAGRWDDQFVVDPFQAGAGTSHNMNVNEVVANRATQIMGGQLGEYRVHPNDHVNMSQSTNDTIPTAIRLGCLWRLDELLGVLKDLAEALNEKAVEFDDIVKSGRTHLQDAVPVRLGQEFGAYAKAVERDAARIESAAEGLRRLGIGGTATGSGLNAHPEYHVRMTKKLSELTGLRLYTSDNLFESMQSMSDAAAFSSAIKTLALTLIRIANDFRLLASGPATGLDEIQLPAVQPGSSIMPGKVNPVMAEMLDMAMFHVAGCETTVALAAQAGQLELNVMMPVIAYELFEQMQITIGATRAFTEKAVRGVKANREKAEGWLEKNAIIVTALNPLIGYAQGAALVKEALKRNATVREVAVERAKAGALKHRDEARAVSAEEVEAVLKDLRKLTGPGG
- a CDS encoding transketolase, yielding MTTDNLETRAINTIRFLSADAVQQANSGHPGLPMGAAAMAFVVWTRHLRHNPHNPKWAGRDRFLLSGGHGSMLLYSLLHLTGYSLPLDELKNFRQWGSRTPGHPEYGLTPGVEMTTGPLGQGFATGVGMAIASTHLAAVYSPELFDNFIYAIVTDGDLMEGVASEAASLAGHLQLGRLIYLYDDNHISIDGSTNLAFTEDRGKRFEAYGWHVQHVADGNDVEAIDAAIRAAKADPRPSIIMCRTIIGFGAPKKQGTSKAHGEPLGNEELNAAKENLNWPKEPRFYIPDDVLDFYREAVERGHELEAEWNKKFSAYKKANPDKGVELERRLAGVLPKGWTKLLPIFPADAKGMATRAASGKVINALAPIIPELLGGSADLAPSNNTRIDGLPDFQKETPQGRNFHFGVREHAMAAALNGMALFGGLIPYGGTFLVFSDYNRPAIRIAALSHTPSIFVFTHDSIGLGEDGPTHQPVDQLAALRAMPNLTVIRPADANETAQAWKVALENRRGPTVLALTRQSVPTFPPSSQPTVEKGAYVLAHLGRKIPDVILMASGSEVSLVMDAAKALHEKGHSVRVVSFPCWELFEKQDEAYRESVLPKKVAARVAIEAGVGIGWERYVGAGGRVVSIERFGASAPYKVIYEKFGLTVENVIAQARAVMPKPPAKKPVKPKSKPKKPARRKR
- a CDS encoding TlpA family protein disulfide reductase — its product is MQLKRRVWFAGILALGLAWIFVGADWSGTSTNGQIPAPQAGFLAPDFTLETLDGGTVTLSDLRGQAVIVNLWASWCGPCRLEMPAFKKVSQEYAGRGLVILAVNSTSQDTRAAAASFADEYQLPFTIALDLDGRVARLYRISALPTTFFVNRSGVIRKVVLGGPLAETTLRAEIESLLAEATP